CACACACGCTATTGCCGTAGATCGTCCGCAGCTTCGTGACCGTTGGTGGGTGGCACTGGGAGAGATTATTGCCGTCGCAGGGCTGATCATGCTCGCGGCGCATGTTCGCATACCCTTGCCGTGGACACCCATTCCCGTGACACTTCAGACCTTGCCCGTGTTGGCGGCAGGGTATGTGGTAGGAAGGAACCGCGCAACCTGGGGCGTGCTGTACTACTTGGCGCTCGGGCTTGCCGGGGCTCCCATGTTCACCATGACTCTGGGTCCTACTGTCGGTTACCTGCTGGCTTTCATCGCTGTACCGTGGATCGTCACTTCGATCAAGTCACCGGCTTGGGGACTGCTTGCCGCCACGGCCACTATCTATATACTCGGCACCATTTGGCTCTGCCTGTGGCTCGGAATCGGCGTCGGCGCGGGTCTGCTTATGGCGGTTGTGCCCTTCGTGCCCGCGGACATCGTGAAGGCGGCAGTCGCTTACGGCATCGCCAGCCGATCAACCCGCTAGAGTCGTCAGCAGCGATTCGTTAACCGCTAATGGCGGGTATCTCGATTTCGCCGCGTGCGTGCGCGGAATCGTAAGCGGCTTGGACCACCTGCATGTACTTCAGTCCGTCGAGGAAGTTCGGGTGATATTCGGTCCCGCGCCGGATAGCGTTCACGAAGTCTTCTTCCACGCGCCATTGGGCCAGATCGTACGCATCGGCCTCCTGGATCCGGACCTCGGACAATGTCGCTCCCGCTAGTCCGCCGTACAACTTGTCGTTGCTCACGTCGTATCTCAGGGTTGCCCGGGAACCATAGATCCACACCGTGTCGCTGCCGTGATGCGCGACGGTACTGAACGCGTACTGGATTGGAAAGCCGGCTTCCATTCGCGCGGTGCACAGAATCTGGTCGGGCACTTCGACGCTATGCGTCGCTCCACCCTCGTCAACACGTGATTCGTAGAAGGTGTCCATTGTCGCGGAGATGGATTTCGTCCACCCGAACCAACGATGCATAACTTCCACGTACATGCCGAACGTGTGCATATTCAATCCGGAGAACCGGCGGTCTTTTCGCCAGTTCATCGGCGTTGCTGGATCGGCAAACACGCCGGACAGACTCTGCACCTGAACGTAGCGAACTTCTCCCAACCACCCTGACTGCATCAGGCCGCGAATGGTGGCGTCGACGGTGAGACCGATGGGAACCGGACACAGCGCGGCGACACAGCCGGATCGTTGCGCGGCCTTATACATCTCCCCCGCTTCCTCTCCGTTCATGGCCATTCGAGCTTGACAGAAAACGTGCTTGCCGGATTCCAGTGCTGCGATGGACACGGCTTTATGCAGGTAAGGCCACGTGCCAACGAAGACCACGTCGATGTCCGGGCTCGAAACAAGTTCCTGCCAGGATTCGTAGACGCGCGGGAC
This DNA window, taken from Candidatus Hydrogenedentota bacterium, encodes the following:
- a CDS encoding biotin transporter BioY yields the protein MNNTHAIAVDRPQLRDRWWVALGEIIAVAGLIMLAAHVRIPLPWTPIPVTLQTLPVLAAGYVVGRNRATWGVLYYLALGLAGAPMFTMTLGPTVGYLLAFIAVPWIVTSIKSPAWGLLAATATIYILGTIWLCLWLGIGVGAGLLMAVVPFVPADIVKAAVAYGIASRSTR
- a CDS encoding Gfo/Idh/MocA family oxidoreductase, with the protein product MDILRVGFVGLGAICRLRHIPGLRRLPDIEICAVANRSRESSERAAREFNVPRVYESWQELVSSPDIDVVFVGTWPYLHKAVSIAALESGKHVFCQARMAMNGEEAGEMYKAAQRSGCVAALCPVPIGLTVDATIRGLMQSGWLGEVRYVQVQSLSGVFADPATPMNWRKDRRFSGLNMHTFGMYVEVMHRWFGWTKSISATMDTFYESRVDEGGATHSVEVPDQILCTARMEAGFPIQYAFSTVAHHGSDTVWIYGSRATLRYDVSNDKLYGGLAGATLSEVRIQEADAYDLAQWRVEEDFVNAIRRGTEYHPNFLDGLKYMQVVQAAYDSAHARGEIEIPAISG